In the genome of Terribacillus sp. FSL K6-0262, one region contains:
- a CDS encoding HAMP domain-containing methyl-accepting chemotaxis protein, translating to MKSFSLRFKLAIFATVLALVTYSVSALFIYIVHPFVQRYWDVASPVLVLLTLFLGVVWTGILAFSAARFITKPLKDLERVATKAADGSLDEEWEVVHSNDEIGALASAFQKMLHNLKSVISDIDANAKANDQYAKRIQNETLTASEKVIEIDEIMQTMAEGAQSTSGAVGSIVQSLDNATALSEDVRTKADHSQDLSNGMVGKLHSSQEVVMDLVHGIQRIAKKQEHSIGNVKQLEKNASQIEQIILLVSDIAEQTNLLALNASIEAARAGEQGRGFAVVAEEVRKLADESRQAAQDISVNIKEIQQNIGQVVTEIDEQLALARSEAEKGSQSSVVMEEMTAAITQVASSIREIGKLTQQQREEIASVTEQSKDVAQLAEQASAGAQEVSASVQDQASVMHNLEQLSASLEEQAGKLRDQMKQFQLSKQASVQHAEFGRKDEQNESDSDIRPRWSKSS from the coding sequence ATGAAAAGCTTCAGTCTGCGTTTCAAACTGGCGATTTTCGCCACGGTTTTGGCATTGGTGACGTATAGTGTCAGTGCATTATTCATTTATATCGTGCACCCCTTTGTACAGCGATATTGGGATGTCGCCTCCCCAGTGCTCGTCCTGCTCACCCTTTTTCTAGGTGTGGTGTGGACCGGGATACTTGCCTTTTCAGCAGCGCGTTTCATTACGAAACCCTTGAAGGATTTGGAGAGGGTTGCAACAAAGGCGGCGGATGGCAGCCTGGATGAAGAATGGGAGGTTGTCCATTCCAATGATGAGATTGGTGCATTGGCAAGCGCCTTCCAAAAAATGCTCCATAACCTGAAATCGGTGATCAGTGACATCGATGCAAATGCAAAGGCGAATGATCAGTATGCCAAGCGGATTCAAAATGAAACATTGACTGCGTCTGAAAAGGTGATCGAGATCGATGAGATCATGCAGACTATGGCCGAGGGAGCTCAGTCTACCTCCGGGGCAGTCGGCAGTATTGTACAGTCTCTTGATAACGCTACGGCTTTGTCCGAGGATGTGCGTACAAAAGCGGACCATTCCCAGGATTTATCCAATGGCATGGTTGGGAAATTACACAGTTCGCAGGAAGTGGTAATGGATTTGGTGCATGGTATTCAGCGTATTGCCAAGAAGCAGGAGCATTCGATCGGGAATGTGAAGCAGCTTGAGAAGAATGCGTCGCAAATCGAGCAGATCATCCTCCTTGTCAGTGACATCGCAGAACAAACGAATCTACTTGCACTCAATGCTTCCATCGAAGCGGCGCGTGCAGGCGAGCAGGGCAGGGGCTTCGCAGTCGTGGCCGAGGAGGTCAGGAAACTTGCTGATGAAAGCAGGCAGGCAGCACAGGACATTTCCGTCAACATCAAGGAAATCCAGCAGAATATCGGACAGGTCGTGACGGAGATCGATGAACAGTTGGCGCTGGCCCGGAGTGAAGCAGAAAAAGGCTCCCAAAGCAGCGTAGTCATGGAGGAAATGACAGCTGCCATCACGCAGGTCGCCTCTTCGATCCGGGAGATAGGGAAGCTTACCCAGCAGCAGCGGGAAGAGATCGCTTCGGTTACGGAACAGTCCAAGGATGTGGCGCAGTTGGCAGAACAGGCATCCGCCGGTGCGCAGGAAGTGAGTGCATCTGTACAGGATCAAGCGTCCGTCATGCACAATCTTGAACAATTATCAGCATCGCTTGAGGAACAGGCAGGCAAGCTGAGGGATCAGATGAAACAGTTCCAGTTATCAAAACAAGCATCCGTACAACATGCGGAATTCGGAAGGAAGGATGAACAAAATGAAAGTGATTCTGACATCAGACCACGGTGGAGTAAATCTTCGTAA
- the rpiB gene encoding ribose 5-phosphate isomerase B, translated as MKVILTSDHGGVNLRKEIADLLTELNIEFEDTGCDCEGSVDYPDYGIPAAERVASGEFDRGILICGTGIGMSISANKVPGIRAALVHDVFSAKATREHNDSNMLAMGERVIGPGLAREIVQTWLGTEFTAGRHQNRVNKITEYENK; from the coding sequence ATGAAAGTGATTCTGACATCAGACCACGGTGGAGTAAATCTTCGTAAGGAAATTGCAGATCTTTTGACGGAGCTTAATATCGAATTTGAGGATACCGGCTGTGATTGCGAAGGTTCCGTAGACTACCCTGATTACGGGATACCGGCAGCGGAGAGAGTTGCAAGCGGCGAGTTCGATCGCGGTATCCTGATTTGCGGTACAGGAATCGGTATGAGTATTTCGGCAAACAAAGTACCAGGAATCCGGGCAGCTCTTGTACACGATGTTTTCAGTGCCAAAGCCACCCGCGAACATAATGACAGCAACATGCTGGCAATGGGTGAACGAGTGATCGGTCCTGGTTTGGCACGCGAAATCGTTCAAACATGGCTGGGAACGGAATTCACGGCGGGACGGCACCAGAACCGCGTGAATAAAATCACCGAATACGAAAACAAGTAA
- a CDS encoding TIGR01440 family protein, with protein sequence MKAIADHTRIVVRELASCGHLHEGDLFLVGCSTSEVAGERIGSAGNMEIAELLYQQLEWLKKETGINLVFQCCEHLNRAIVVEKHISRQYGLTEVSAKPVARAGGSMAACAYEQFEDPVLVEDIRADAGMDIGETMIGMHLKPVAVPFRLKQRYIGGARINTAYTRPKLIGGARAVYPD encoded by the coding sequence ATGAAAGCAATCGCAGATCACACCAGGATCGTTGTAAGAGAGCTTGCATCATGCGGACATTTACATGAAGGGGATTTATTCCTGGTCGGGTGTTCGACAAGCGAAGTCGCCGGGGAGCGGATCGGCAGTGCCGGCAATATGGAAATTGCAGAACTGCTTTACCAGCAGCTGGAATGGCTGAAAAAAGAAACTGGCATAAATCTCGTATTTCAGTGCTGTGAACACTTAAATCGTGCTATTGTAGTAGAGAAGCATATCAGTCGGCAATACGGTTTGACCGAAGTTTCCGCGAAACCTGTTGCAAGAGCCGGTGGAAGCATGGCTGCTTGCGCTTATGAGCAGTTCGAGGACCCTGTATTGGTTGAAGATATCCGGGCGGATGCAGGAATGGATATCGGGGAGACGATGATAGGGATGCATCTGAAGCCTGTGGCAGTACCATTCCGTCTGAAACAGCGCTATATTGGCGGTGCCCGGATCAATACAGCCTATACAAGACCTAAACTGATCGGCGGCGCAAGGGCTGTGTACCCTGACTGA
- the glyA gene encoding serine hydroxymethyltransferase: protein MKHIQANDPELFQAIEDERGRQHDKIELIASENFVSQAVMEAQGSVLTNKYAEGYPGRRYYGGCEYVDVAENLAINRAKEIFGAEHANVQPHSGAQANMAVYFAFLEPGDTVLGMNLSHGGHLTHGSPVNFSGKLYNFTEYGVDQETEQLDYEAVRAKALEVKPKLIVAGASAYPRAIDFAKFREIADEAGAYLMVDMAHIAGLVAAGVHPSPVPYADVVTTTTHKTLRGPRGGMILTKEKYAKQIDKAVFPAMQGGPLMHVIAAKAMSFKEILDNDFKAYAQQIVDNAQRLAEGLTKEGIRLVSGGTDNHLLLLDVSKLGLTGKDAEHALDEVGVTTNKNTIPFDKEGPFITSGVRIGTAAVTTRGFELAEMDELAGIIADTLKHHDDEAKLEEVRGRVKALADRFPLYK from the coding sequence ATGAAACATATTCAAGCGAATGATCCAGAACTATTCCAAGCTATTGAAGACGAGAGAGGACGCCAGCATGACAAAATCGAGCTGATCGCATCCGAGAACTTCGTATCCCAGGCTGTCATGGAAGCGCAAGGCTCCGTACTTACGAACAAATATGCGGAAGGCTATCCTGGCCGCAGATATTATGGCGGCTGTGAATATGTTGATGTAGCAGAAAATCTGGCAATCAACCGAGCCAAGGAAATCTTCGGTGCAGAACATGCCAACGTACAGCCGCACTCCGGGGCACAGGCGAATATGGCTGTCTATTTTGCCTTTTTGGAGCCAGGCGATACAGTTCTGGGCATGAACCTCAGTCATGGCGGCCATCTGACTCACGGCAGTCCAGTGAACTTCAGCGGTAAGCTGTATAACTTCACGGAATATGGTGTGGATCAGGAAACAGAGCAGCTGGATTATGAAGCAGTGCGTGCCAAAGCGCTCGAAGTGAAGCCGAAGCTGATCGTAGCTGGTGCCAGTGCCTATCCGCGTGCCATCGATTTTGCGAAATTCCGTGAAATCGCTGACGAAGCCGGTGCGTATCTTATGGTTGATATGGCGCATATCGCTGGTCTTGTGGCAGCGGGCGTACATCCTTCGCCAGTTCCTTATGCAGATGTTGTCACGACAACGACGCATAAAACATTACGCGGGCCGCGCGGCGGTATGATCCTGACAAAGGAAAAGTATGCTAAACAGATCGATAAAGCAGTTTTCCCGGCAATGCAGGGCGGTCCGTTGATGCATGTCATCGCAGCAAAAGCAATGAGCTTCAAGGAAATCCTCGATAATGATTTCAAAGCTTACGCACAGCAAATCGTCGATAATGCACAGAGGTTGGCGGAAGGTCTGACAAAAGAAGGCATTCGTCTCGTATCAGGCGGTACAGACAACCACTTGCTGCTGCTTGACGTGAGCAAGCTGGGTCTAACGGGCAAAGATGCTGAGCATGCCCTGGATGAAGTCGGTGTGACAACGAATAAAAACACGATTCCATTCGACAAAGAGGGTCCATTCATCACAAGCGGTGTCCGCATCGGTACAGCAGCCGTCACTACCCGCGGATTTGAGCTTGCGGAAATGGATGAGCTTGCCGGTATCATTGCCGATACATTGAAACATCATGATGATGAAGCCAAACTCGAAGAAGTGAGAGGCCGCGTCAAAGCGTTGGCTGATCGTTTCCCGCTTTATAAGTAA